A genomic stretch from Juglans microcarpa x Juglans regia isolate MS1-56 chromosome 3S, Jm3101_v1.0, whole genome shotgun sequence includes:
- the LOC121258782 gene encoding uncharacterized protein LOC121258782 encodes MAPYKALYGRKCRSPLFWDDVGEGNLLGPEIIQEMRNHVRVIRDKMAAAQSRKLSPRYVGPFQILEKVGPVAYRITLPEYFGEIHDVFHVSSLKKSFGQQEPLFVDPGSIQLRPDLTYEVVPTQILDRKEQQLRSKSIPLVMVSCGDPLAQDFSWEREADMRKFYPYLFG; translated from the exons ATGGCCCCTTATAAAGCTCTTTATGGGAGAAAGTGCAGATCTCCTTTATTTTGGGATGATGTTGGCGAAGGGAACCTACTTGGACCAGAGATTATTCAGGAAATGAGGAATCATGTTCGAGTTATAAGAGACAAGATGGCAGCTGCACAGAGTC GGAAACTTAGTCCgagatatgttggcccttttcagattctGGAGAAGGTTGGACCAGTTGCTTATCGTATTACCTTGCCAGAATATTTTGGAGAGattcatgatgttttccacGTGTCGTCATTAAAGAAGAGCTTTGGTCAGCAGGAGCCACTTTTCGTTGATCCAGGGAGCATTCAACTCCGGCCTGATCTCACATATGAAGTTGTGCCAACTCAGATCTTGGACAGGAAGGAGCAACAATTGAGATCCAAGTCGATACCTCTAGTTATGGTATCTTGTGGAGATCCTTTAGCCCAGGATTTttcgtgggagagagaggcagacatgAGAAAGTTCTACCCTTACTTGTTCGGGtag
- the LOC121258783 gene encoding uncharacterized protein LOC121258783 codes for MDRLGMPHPEPETDLSRTDGNLAMARALTQDPLRAGRWISDLEKTFEICGCTETLKVLYASYLLQGDAIAWWGTKRELLEMELGSIAAVSWPRFKKEFNDHFFPNTMRKQKAREFNNLGQGEMTVEQYAWKFIELGKFATHLIATEEMRIERFQEGLRREIRRQVACLQILTFQQLVEVASIAEREFIDPVAAPIGQKRRVFGEGSSSRSAPKFISRTGARPQMATGVRMGGRAPVCGKCNRSHVDECHMSGIQCFRCGQTGHLARSCLTMMQANRGGYRGGRITPRPTVQARVYAVTPGEVDDEAQETQNAGVITGRVRLYDYYACTLFDLGASQSFISATFAWMCNLVFKPLSQSLVVKLPNGKTVWCSKVTLGCPLVINGMTLKADLIRFKLLEFDIILGIDWLYQYFVSINCRSRIVSFQLPGGKYLEFAESKIKAKPAVISAIQASRDLANGADAFLVHVMSVISEKKSLADILIVREFSDVFVDDLPSLPPVRDLEFAIDLESGAAPLHKVPYRMAPTELKELKSQLQELVDKGYGHYEFKMMPFGLANAPAAFMDMMNRVFRPYLDSFVIVFIDDILVYSRELEEHASHLRLVLGKLRDHQLFANLNNCEFWLDEIKFLGHVMSRDGVAVDPSKVEAVLAWPRPSTVREIRSFLGLAGYYRRFVEGFARLSGPLTTLTRKNVEFVWSNKCEKSFQELKKRLTTSPVLALSEPHKPFVVFSDASKFGLGCVLMQEGRVVAYASHQLKDHEKNYPTHDLELAAVVFALKIWRYYLYGETCEIYTDHKSLKHLFSQKNLNMRQRRWLELISDYQCEIKYHQGKANLVADALSRKSYSVDEAELSGLDSLLFEIRRLLAASSQ; via the exons ATGGACCGATTAGGAATGCCACATCCGGAACCTGAGACTGACTTGTCTCGTACTGATGGGAATCTCGCCATGGCTAGAGCTTTAACCC AGGATCCACTTCGTGCTGGAAGGTGGATTAGTGATCTCGAAAAGACATTTGAGATTTGTGGGTGTACTGAAACTCTGAAGGTGTTATACGCAAGTTACCTGTTGCAAGGTGACGCGATTGCTTGGTGGGGGACCAAGCGGGAGCTtctggaaatggagttgggatcaATTGCAGCGGTATCTTGGCCGCGGTTTAAAAAGGAATTCAATGATCATTTCTTCCCGAACACTATGAGGAAACAAAAGGCACGAGAGTTTAATAATTTAGGGCAAGGGGAGATGACGGTCGAGCAGTATGCCTGGAAGTTTATAGAACTCGGGAAGTTTGCTACACATTTGATTGCTACAGAGGAGATGCGGATCGAGCGATTTCAGGAGGGTCTACGGCGAGAGATCCGTAGACAGGTTGCTTGTTTGCAAATTCTGACTTTTCAACAATTAGTGGAGGTTGCTTCGATTGCAGAGCGGGAGTTTATTGATCCTGTTGCTGCTCCAATTGGGCAAAAGAGAAGAGTTTTTGGGGAAGGAAGTAGTTCGAGGTCTGCACCTAAGTTTATTTCCAGGACTGGGGCCCGACCGCAGATGGCCACCGGAGTACGAATGGGGGGTCGAGCGCCAGTATGTGGCAAATGCAATAGGTCGCATGTCGACGAATGCCATATGTCTGGGATTCAGTGTTTCAGATGCGGGCAAACGGGACATCTTGCTCGCAGCTGCCTTACCATGATGCAGGCGAACCGAGGCGGTTACCGTGGTGGGAGGATTACCCCAAGACCAACTGTTCAAGCTAGGGTCTACGCAGTGACACCTGGTGAGGTAGATGATGAAGCTCAGGAAACCCAAAATGCTGGAGTCATCACAG GTAGAGTTCGACTGTATGATTATTATGCTTGCACTTTGTTTGACTTGGGAGCATCTCAGTCGTTCATTTCTGCCACGTTTGCATGGATGTGCAACCTGGTCTTTAAACCTTTATCGCAGTCTTTGGTAGTGAAGTTACCAAATGGGAAAACTGTGTGGTGTTCGAAGGTTACCCTAGGTTGTCCTCTGGTTATTAATGGAATGACTCTTAAGGCAGATTTGATAAGGTTTAAATTACTTgagtttgacattattttaggaATAGATTGGTTATATCAGTATTTCGTCAGCATTAATTGTCGTAGTCGGATTGTTAGTTTCCAACTACCTGGGGGAAAGTATTTAGAGTTTGCAGAAAGTAAGATAAAGGCGAAacctgcagttatatctgcCATTCAAGCAAGCAGGGACTTAGCAAATGGGGCAGATGCCTTCTTGGTTCATGTGATGTCTGTAATTTCGGAGAAGAAATCTTTAGCAGATATTTTGATTGTGAGGGAGTTctctgatgtgtttgtagatgatttgcctaGCTTACCACCTGTTCGTGATTTGGAGTTCGCCATTGATCTAGAATCCGGTGCGGCACCACTTCATAAGGTCCCGTACCGAATGGCGCCAACGGAATTAAAAGAGCTGAAAAGTCAATTGCAGGAACTGGTAGATAAGgg gtatgggcattatgagtttaaaATGATGCCGTTTGGATTAGCAAATGCCCCTGCAgcatttatggatatgatgaatagagtattcCGACCCTATCTAGATTCctttgtgatagtttttattgatgatattttggtttattctcGAGAACTGGAAGAGCACGCCAGTCATCTTCGATTGGTTTTGGGTAAGTTAAGAGATCATCAACTCTTTGCAAATCTGAACaattgtgaattttggttggatgagattaaatttcttggtcatgttATGTCCCGGGATGGAGTAGCAGTTGATCCAAGTAAGGTCGAAGCTGTATTGGCATGGCCACGTCCTTCAACGGTGCGCGAAAttcgaagtttcttgggacttgctgGTTATTATCGCAGGTTTGTGGAAGGCTTTGCTCGATTGTCTGGACCTCTCACTACTCTTACCAGAAAAAATGTGGAGTTTGTTTGGTCCAACAAATGCGAGAAGAGTTTTCAGGAGCTAAAGAAAAGGTTAACTACATCGCCTGTGTTGGCACTTTCGGAACCTCATAAGCCGTTCGTGGTTTTTAgtgatgcttccaaatttggtttgggatgtgttcttatgcagGAGGGAAGAGTTGTGGCGTATGCATCCCACCAACTGAAGgatcatgagaagaattatccTACGCACGACTTGGAGTTAGCAGCTGTGGTTTTCGCTCTCAAAATTTGGCGGTACTATTTATATGGTGAGACTTGTGAAATTTACACTGATCATAAGAGCCTTAAACATCTTTTCTCgcagaaaaatcttaacatgagacagaggagatggTTAGAGTTAATCAGTGATTatcagtgtgagattaagtaccACCAAGGAAAAGCAAATCTGGTTGCAGATGCACTAAGTCGGAAGTCTTATTCAGTTGATGAGGCTGAGTTATCAGGGTTAGACTCTCTCCTTTTTGAAATAAGGAGACTTCTTGCTGCGAGTTCACAGTAG